The Candidatus Angelobacter sp. DNA segment GCGTCCGTGCCGGTCAGATCGCCCGACCGGTCGAGGTGAATCGCCAGCAGCGCATTCTTCTGGAACCCGCTCATCACGTAAGTGATCGCGTCCGAAGCAACCGGACTTGGAATCGCATTCGGCCCGAGTCCGGCGCATTCCCACAACAACTTTCCCGAAGCGAGATCATAACCGCGAACCTTGCGCGTGGCTGCGGTCACTATCTGCGCGTGGCCGTCGCGTTGCACGACCAGCGGTGTTGCCCAGGAAGTATCCTCTTCGCGAGGCTGGCGCCACAACTCACGGCCGGTCTCCTTGTCAAGCGCGGCAATGAAATCGTCACCTTCGTGGTCCCAATTGACGATGATTTTATCGCCGGACAAGGTGCACGAACTACCCTCGCCGAAGGACATTTTTATCCGCATCCGGCCGAAATCCTTCTCCCATTTCAGATGCCCCTCCAGATCATAGCAATGCAGGCCGCGAGATCCAAAATAGGCGAACACAAGTTTCCCGTCGGTCATGGGTGACGCGGCCGCAAAGCTCCCGTCGCCCTGCCGGACCCCCTCATGAGGTACCTCTTCTCGCGCCACTTTCTGCCAGGCAGTTTTTCCGGTCTCACGATCAAGGCACAACAAAACAAACTGATAAACCTCGTTTGGCTTTTCCGAACGCATTCCACCTCGCTGCCTTCCTGACGGCCCTCCCGCCGCGTCGCCGGCGCCGGGCTTGTCCGTGGAGGACTCAACTTTTTTGCCCGTGGGAATTGCCGTTTGAATGAAGACCCGGTTGTCCCAGATGACAGGAGTTGCAGAACC contains these protein-coding regions:
- a CDS encoding PQQ-binding-like beta-propeller repeat protein; its protein translation is MNSQPCSAPAQARAVVVAILTLATPALHAASSSAEQYWPQWRGPLANGVTPRANPPVEWTETKNVKWKVRIPGSGSATPVIWDNRVFIQTAIPTGKKVESSTDKPGAGDAAGGPSGRQRGGMRSEKPNEVYQFVLLCLDRETGKTAWQKVAREEVPHEGVRQGDGSFAAASPMTDGKLVFAYFGSRGLHCYDLEGHLKWEKDFGRMRIKMSFGEGSSCTLSGDKIIVNWDHEGDDFIAALDKETGRELWRQPREEDTSWATPLVVQRDGHAQIVTAATRKVRGYDLASGKLLWECAGLGPNAIPSPVASDAITYVMSGFQKNALLAIHLDRSGDLTGTDAIAWTRNKSTPYVPSPLLYGDRLYFFAGNNGILSCLDTKSGNPLIDAERLEALQGVYASPVGASGRVYLTGRNGTTVVIKQSDKVEVLATNKLDEKFDASPALAGNELFLRGHEYLYCIAEK